From Magnolia sinica isolate HGM2019 chromosome 13, MsV1, whole genome shotgun sequence, one genomic window encodes:
- the LOC131222304 gene encoding arabinogalactan protein 23-like yields MDMRKISCAIIISAASASAVLAAEESLAPAPGPAMHSGSAAVAPALGLVGASILSFFAFYLQ; encoded by the coding sequence ATGGATATGAGAAAGATCTCCTGCGCCATCATCATCTCTGCTGCCTCAGCGAGTGCAGTCCTTGCTGCGGAGGAGAGCTTGGCCCCAGCACCTGGGCCCGCCATGCACAGTGGGTCTGCTGCGGTTGCACCCGCCCTCGGGCTGGTGGGAGCCTCGATCCTGTCCTTCTTCGCCTTTTACTTGCAGTAG
- the LOC131223537 gene encoding arabinogalactan protein 23-like, translated as MDMRKISCAIIIAAASASAVLAAEESLAPVPGPAMHSGSDAVTPALGMVGASILSFFAFYLQ; from the coding sequence ATGGATATGAGAAAGATCTCCTGCGCCATCATCATCGCTGCTGCCTCAGCAAGTGCAGTCCTTGCTGCCGAGGAGAGCTTGGCCCCAGTGCCTGGGCCCGCCATGCACAGTGGGTCTGATGCGGTCACACCCGCCCTCGGGATGGTGGGGGCCTCCATCCTTTCCTTCTTTGCTTTTTACTTGCAGTAG